In Urechidicola croceus, a single window of DNA contains:
- a CDS encoding DUF3467 domain-containing protein produces the protein MDEQKSKKDGKLNIELDDKIAEGTYSNLAIINHSISEFIVDFINIMPGTPKAKVKSRIILTPQHAKRLSKALAENVKRFEKAHGEIKDYEQPPIPINFGPTGEA, from the coding sequence ATGGATGAGCAAAAATCGAAAAAGGACGGTAAATTAAATATTGAATTGGATGATAAAATCGCTGAAGGTACTTATTCTAATTTAGCAATCATTAATCATTCTATATCAGAATTTATAGTTGATTTTATCAATATTATGCCAGGTACACCTAAAGCTAAAGTGAAATCAAGAATTATCTTGACACCACAACATGCTAAACGGTTATCTAAAGCATTAGCCGAAAATGTAAAAAGGTTTGAGAAAGCTCACGGAGAAATAAAAGATTATGAACAACCTCCAATTCCAATTAATTTTGGACCAACAGGGGAAGCATAA
- the rpoC gene encoding DNA-directed RNA polymerase subunit beta' — MAKKNDKYTVKKFNKISIGLASPEAILEESRGEVLKPETINYRTHKPERDGLFCERIFGPIKDFECACGKYKRIRYRGIVCDRCGVEVTEKKVRRDRVGHINLVVPVAHIWYFRSLPNKMGYLLGLPSKKLDMIIYYERYVVIQPAGAKNAEGEPLQKMDFLTEEEYLDIQETFPIENQYLDDTDPDKFIAKMGAECLIDLLARIDLDALSYELRHKANTETSKQRKTEALKRLNVVEAFRDSNKNRENKPEWMIMKAVPVIPPELRPLVPLDGGRFATSDLNDLYRRVIIRNNRLKRLVEIKAPEVILRNEKRMLQESVDSLFDNTRKSSAVKTESNRPLKSLSDSLKGKQGRFRQNLLGKRVDYSARSVIVVGPTLKLYECGLPKDMAAELYKPFIIRKLIERGIVKTVKSAKKIIDKKEPVVWDILENVLKGHPVLLNRAPTLHRLGIQAFQPKLIEGKAIQLHPLVCTAFNADFDGDQMAVHLPLGPEAILEAQLLMLASHSILNPANGAPITVPSQDMVLGLYYMTKERLNTPDYTVKGEGLTFYSPEEVIIAFNEEAVELNAGIKVRTKDIDENGNQVTRIIKTTVGRVLFNEVVPKEAGYINEVLTKKSLRDIIGKILKVTSIPATGAFLDEIKDMGYKFAFQGGLSFSLGDIIIPEEKHKMIADANEQVDAIRMNYNMGMLTNKERYNQVIDIWGSTNNRLTELSMKRLREDQQGFNSVYMMLDSGARGSKEQIRQLTGMRGLMAKPKKSTAGGGEIIENPILSNFKEGLSILEYFISTHGARKGLADTALKTADAGYLTRRLVDVSQDVIINELDCGTLRGLEVKPLKKNDEIVEKLSERIVGRVSLHDVIDPLTGDVYVKSGAEITEEIAAIIETSPVDSVEVRSALTCEAKQGICTKCYGQSLSTRKMVQKGEAVGVIAAQSIGEPGTQLTLRTFHVGGVAGNISEDNKLITKFDGIVTIDDLRTVKGDDGQGNKVDIVISRTSEAKITDKKTGILLSTQNIPYGAQIFVKDGASIKKGDVVCQWDPFNGVIISEFGGKVKYENVDKDVNYTVEIDEQTGFQEKVIIESKNKKVIPTLLIEGKDGEVLRSYSLPLGAHLIVNDEDKIETGQILVKIPRKSGKAGDITGGLPRVTELFEARNPSNPAVVTAIDGVVSFGKIKRGNREIIIESKYGDIKKYLVKLSNQILVQENDFVKAGMPLSDGATTPSDILNILGPTAVQEFLVNEIQEVYRLQGVKINDKHFEVVVRQMMRKVRIIDSGDTLFLENDLVHKNDFIEQNDKIYGMKIVEEVGDSENFKLGQMISPRQLRDENSILRRADKQLVEAREANPATAEQVLQGITRASLQTKSFISAASFQETTKVLNEAAVNGKVDTLEGLKENVIVGKRIPAGTGLREYDKVIVGSKEEMEKSNL, encoded by the coding sequence ATGGCAAAAAAGAACGATAAATACACTGTAAAAAAGTTTAATAAAATATCAATTGGTTTAGCATCTCCTGAGGCTATTTTAGAAGAATCAAGAGGAGAGGTTTTAAAGCCAGAAACCATAAATTATAGAACACATAAACCAGAAAGAGATGGTTTATTTTGTGAAAGAATTTTTGGACCAATAAAAGATTTTGAATGTGCTTGTGGTAAGTATAAAAGAATACGTTACCGAGGTATTGTTTGTGACCGTTGCGGTGTTGAAGTTACTGAGAAAAAGGTACGTAGAGACAGAGTAGGACACATTAATCTTGTTGTACCAGTAGCACATATTTGGTACTTTAGATCATTACCTAACAAGATGGGGTACTTATTAGGATTACCATCTAAAAAGTTAGATATGATCATTTACTACGAACGTTATGTAGTAATTCAACCTGCAGGTGCTAAAAATGCTGAAGGAGAACCATTACAAAAAATGGATTTCTTAACAGAAGAGGAATATTTAGATATACAAGAAACATTCCCTATTGAGAATCAATATTTAGACGATACTGATCCTGATAAATTCATTGCCAAAATGGGTGCTGAATGCTTAATTGACTTATTAGCTAGAATTGATCTTGATGCATTATCTTATGAATTAAGACATAAAGCAAATACAGAAACTTCAAAACAACGAAAAACAGAAGCCTTAAAGCGTCTTAATGTTGTTGAAGCATTCCGTGATTCAAATAAAAATAGAGAAAATAAACCTGAGTGGATGATCATGAAGGCAGTTCCGGTAATTCCACCAGAACTACGTCCTTTAGTACCACTTGATGGAGGTCGTTTTGCAACTTCTGATTTAAATGATTTATACCGAAGAGTAATTATCCGTAATAATCGTTTGAAGCGTTTGGTTGAAATTAAAGCTCCTGAAGTTATTTTACGTAATGAGAAACGTATGTTACAAGAATCAGTAGATTCATTATTTGATAACACACGTAAATCATCAGCAGTTAAAACAGAATCAAACAGACCTTTAAAATCTTTATCTGATTCACTAAAAGGTAAACAAGGGCGTTTCCGTCAAAATTTATTAGGAAAGCGTGTTGATTATTCTGCACGTTCTGTAATTGTAGTTGGACCAACATTAAAATTATATGAATGTGGATTGCCAAAAGATATGGCAGCAGAATTGTACAAACCTTTTATCATTAGAAAATTAATTGAAAGAGGAATTGTTAAAACTGTAAAATCTGCAAAGAAAATCATAGATAAGAAAGAACCAGTAGTATGGGATATTTTAGAAAATGTTTTAAAAGGACACCCTGTATTATTAAACCGTGCTCCTACACTTCACCGTTTAGGAATTCAAGCATTTCAACCAAAATTAATTGAAGGAAAAGCAATACAATTACACCCATTAGTGTGTACTGCATTTAATGCCGATTTTGATGGAGATCAAATGGCGGTTCACTTACCATTAGGACCAGAAGCTATTTTAGAAGCACAGTTATTAATGTTGGCTTCACACAGTATTTTGAATCCTGCAAATGGTGCGCCTATTACTGTACCTTCACAGGATATGGTACTTGGTTTATATTATATGACAAAAGAAAGATTGAATACTCCTGATTATACTGTAAAAGGTGAAGGGTTGACATTCTATTCTCCAGAAGAAGTAATTATTGCTTTTAATGAAGAAGCAGTTGAATTAAATGCTGGTATTAAAGTTCGTACAAAAGATATTGATGAGAATGGTAACCAAGTTACTAGAATTATTAAAACAACTGTTGGTAGAGTTTTATTTAATGAAGTTGTACCTAAAGAAGCAGGATATATTAATGAAGTATTGACTAAAAAATCATTAAGAGATATTATTGGTAAAATTTTAAAAGTTACTAGTATTCCTGCAACAGGAGCGTTCTTAGATGAAATCAAAGATATGGGATACAAATTTGCATTCCAAGGAGGTCTTTCATTTAGTTTAGGAGATATTATTATCCCAGAAGAAAAGCACAAGATGATTGCTGATGCTAATGAACAAGTTGATGCAATTAGAATGAACTATAATATGGGTATGTTGACAAACAAAGAACGTTACAATCAGGTAATTGATATTTGGGGATCAACTAACAATAGGCTTACGGAACTTTCAATGAAACGTTTACGTGAAGATCAACAAGGTTTCAACTCAGTATATATGATGCTTGATTCTGGTGCAAGGGGTTCTAAAGAACAAATTCGTCAGTTGACAGGTATGCGTGGATTGATGGCAAAACCTAAAAAATCTACTGCTGGTGGTGGAGAAATTATTGAAAATCCAATTCTTTCAAACTTTAAGGAAGGATTATCGATTCTTGAATATTTTATCTCAACTCACGGTGCTCGTAAAGGTTTAGCCGATACAGCACTTAAAACTGCCGATGCAGGATACTTAACTCGTCGATTAGTAGATGTATCTCAAGATGTAATTATCAATGAACTAGATTGTGGTACTTTAAGAGGACTTGAAGTTAAACCATTGAAAAAGAATGATGAAATTGTTGAGAAATTATCAGAAAGAATTGTAGGTCGTGTATCATTACATGATGTTATAGATCCATTAACTGGTGATGTATATGTGAAATCTGGAGCAGAAATTACTGAAGAAATAGCAGCAATTATTGAAACTTCGCCTGTTGATTCTGTTGAAGTTCGTTCAGCATTAACCTGTGAAGCAAAACAAGGTATTTGTACTAAATGTTATGGACAGAGTTTATCAACTAGAAAAATGGTTCAAAAAGGTGAAGCAGTTGGTGTTATTGCAGCACAATCAATTGGAGAACCAGGAACACAGTTAACATTAAGAACATTCCACGTTGGTGGGGTAGCAGGAAATATTTCTGAAGATAATAAACTAATAACTAAATTTGACGGTATTGTTACTATTGATGATTTAAGAACTGTAAAAGGTGATGATGGTCAGGGTAATAAAGTTGACATTGTTATTTCAAGAACTTCTGAAGCTAAAATTACTGATAAGAAAACAGGAATACTATTAAGTACACAAAATATTCCTTATGGAGCTCAAATCTTCGTGAAAGATGGAGCATCAATTAAGAAAGGTGATGTTGTGTGTCAATGGGATCCATTTAACGGTGTGATTATTTCAGAATTCGGAGGAAAAGTGAAATATGAAAATGTTGATAAGGATGTAAACTATACTGTTGAAATTGATGAGCAAACAGGTTTCCAAGAAAAAGTAATTATTGAATCTAAAAACAAAAAAGTAATTCCTACTTTATTAATTGAAGGAAAAGACGGAGAAGTTTTACGTTCATATAGTTTACCTCTTGGAGCACACTTGATTGTTAATGATGAAGATAAGATTGAAACTGGACAAATCTTAGTTAAGATTCCACGTAAATCTGGAAAAGCAGGAGATATTACAGGAGGTTTACCACGTGTAACTGAGTTATTTGAAGCACGTAACCCATCTAACCCAGCAGTAGTTACTGCTATTGATGGTGTTGTATCTTTTGGAAAAATTAAGAGAGGAAACAGAGAGATTATCATTGAATCTAAATATGGTGATATCAAGAAATACTTAGTTAAATTATCAAATCAAATTCTTGTTCAAGAAAATGATTTCGTAAAAGCGGGTATGCCACTTTCTGACGGAGCAACTACACCTTCTGATATTTTAAATATATTAGGACCAACTGCTGTTCAAGAATTCTTAGTTAACGAAATTCAAGAAGTGTACCGATTACAAGGTGTGAAGATTAATGACAAGCATTTTGAAGTTGTTGTACGTCAAATGATGCGTAAAGTAAGAATTATTGATTCAGGAGATACTTTATTCTTAGAAAATGATTTAGTTCATAAAAATGATTTTATTGAGCAAAATGATAAAATCTACGGTATGAAGATTGTTGAAGAAGTAGGTGATTCTGAAAACTTTAAACTTGGTCAAATGATTTCTCCTCGTCAATTAAGAGATGAGAATTCAATTTTACGTAGAGCAGACAAACAATTGGTTGAAGCTAGAGAAGCTAATCCTGCAACTGCTGAGCAAGTATTGCAAGGTATTACAAGAGCATCTTTACAAACTAAATCATTTATTTCTGCAGCTTCGTTCCAAGAAACGACTAAAGTATTAAACGAAGCAGCCGTAAATGGTAAAGTTGATACTTTAGAAGGATTAAAAGAGAATGTAATTGTAGGTAAGAGAATTCCAGCCGGTACAGGATTACGTGAGTATGATAAAGTAATTGTTGGTTCGAAAGAAGAAATGGAAAAATCAAATCTATAA
- a CDS encoding DUF6686 family protein → MKTKNLIIGRTANGLVYRCETCTSFHVEYKNFIFNLTTQEYDAFTNYIINLNVEISLTENLMGKFARNITVPTQSSSLQIILNNEELNELSYLFSLRSTENMYYDISSKMNYNFCLS, encoded by the coding sequence ATGAAAACAAAAAATTTAATAATTGGACGCACAGCCAACGGATTGGTTTATAGATGTGAAACTTGTACATCTTTTCATGTTGAGTATAAAAATTTCATTTTTAATTTAACAACTCAAGAGTATGATGCATTTACGAATTACATCATCAATTTGAATGTTGAAATTTCTTTAACAGAAAATTTGATGGGAAAATTTGCAAGAAATATAACAGTACCAACTCAAAGTAGTTCATTACAAATCATTTTGAACAATGAGGAATTAAATGAACTATCCTATTTATTCTCGCTAAGGTCTACAGAGAATATGTATTACGATATCTCAAGTAAAATGAATTATAATTTCTGTTTAAGTTAG
- a CDS encoding HmuY family protein produces the protein MKNKLHLLTMLLLLVFTACNDEEDFRTYDPFVVAFDKISIDFSTIQNDEEIQLVFSETAQADGLVTISYTLTDANYGVDFETLPMAVDGLIEIPISTGQSSASFIFKNLIYPFDNEKSVELKIHEIDYPLNNNIQGYSQLLISFETSLGGNIEPEVGGPNQGNQVYVDLSKQKFTAVQRDSWDLGFYGGDNFRVGINGSIYMATKALEFTDIDQVTEDDVTSFQSEVAIGTFTAENMEYVDAVDGNILGTAISEISLTDTENKVYLLNMGYEVGTSIPGTGGVAIAGDHRGWKKIRILRNEENYILQYADLNDTIHQEITISKDSEYNFTFFSLNTESIVNVEPKKVEWDLNFTVFTNEIEGFGSYGYSDFIVSNTKANVQVYQVDTSDITYEDFSESNIDTSSFSDDQRVIGSNWRDVFNASAYDDRFYIVKDTENNIYKIRFTALVNDSGERGFPEFEYSLIQ, from the coding sequence ATGAAAAATAAATTACACTTATTAACGATGTTATTATTACTGGTTTTCACGGCCTGTAATGATGAAGAAGATTTTAGAACATATGACCCTTTTGTTGTAGCATTTGACAAAATTTCAATAGATTTTTCTACAATTCAAAATGATGAAGAAATACAACTTGTTTTTTCAGAGACAGCACAAGCAGATGGTTTAGTAACAATTAGTTATACATTGACTGACGCAAATTATGGTGTTGATTTTGAAACGCTTCCAATGGCAGTTGATGGACTTATAGAAATTCCAATTTCTACTGGTCAAAGTAGCGCTAGTTTCATATTTAAAAATCTTATTTACCCTTTTGATAATGAGAAGTCTGTGGAGTTGAAAATACATGAAATAGATTATCCATTAAATAATAATATTCAAGGATACAGCCAATTGTTGATTTCTTTTGAAACATCACTTGGAGGTAATATTGAGCCAGAAGTTGGAGGCCCAAACCAAGGAAATCAAGTATATGTTGATTTGAGTAAGCAAAAATTTACAGCAGTACAAAGAGATTCTTGGGATTTAGGTTTTTATGGAGGAGATAATTTTAGAGTTGGTATCAATGGTTCTATATATATGGCAACCAAAGCACTTGAGTTTACAGACATTGATCAAGTTACCGAAGATGATGTAACTAGTTTTCAATCTGAAGTAGCAATTGGAACTTTCACAGCCGAAAATATGGAATATGTTGATGCAGTAGATGGAAATATTCTTGGAACAGCTATTTCAGAAATTTCATTGACAGATACAGAAAATAAAGTATACCTACTTAATATGGGTTATGAAGTTGGAACTTCAATACCTGGAACAGGTGGAGTAGCAATTGCTGGAGATCATCGAGGTTGGAAAAAAATCAGAATTTTGAGAAATGAAGAAAATTACATTTTACAATATGCCGATTTAAATGATACTATACATCAAGAAATTACTATTTCAAAAGATAGCGAATACAACTTCACATTCTTTAGCCTAAATACAGAATCAATTGTAAATGTAGAACCAAAAAAAGTTGAGTGGGATTTAAACTTCACTGTTTTTACCAATGAAATAGAAGGTTTTGGGTCGTATGGTTATTCAGATTTTATAGTTAGTAATACTAAAGCCAATGTTCAAGTATATCAAGTAGATACAAGCGATATCACATATGAAGATTTTAGTGAATCTAATATTGACACATCTAGTTTTTCTGATGATCAAAGAGTAATTGGAAGCAATTGGAGAGATGTTTTTAATGCATCGGCTTATGATGATCGATTTTATATCGTAAAAGATACTGAAAATAATATTTATAAAATCCGATTTACGGCTTTGGTAAATGATAGTGGAGAACGAGGATTTCCAGAATTTGAATACAGTTTAATACAATAA
- a CDS encoding DUF6607 family protein — protein sequence MKNKSILTLILLICMGYATTAQTKKEQDIQSIKDMCGCYEVKFKYSETFAPEIDYEKAFDYKASALELALLIEDEENKLSIQHLLVVNDTMVIKHWRQDWLYENTDLYTFYKDKTWNYTTLSKDDVKGQWTQNVYQVDDSPRYSGSATWVHYDGKHYWENKTNAPLPRREYSKRKDYNVMLRGNRQEITDFGWVHEQDNDKVIREDGQEDILLVQEKGLNTYTKVEDSKCKAAADWWKENQKTWKVVRKKWNEILDSKVDLTLNKSVEEKPLFMHLFALDQSKKNKKEVNKIIDSFVSK from the coding sequence ATGAAAAACAAAAGTATCCTAACTCTAATATTATTAATATGTATGGGTTATGCGACAACTGCTCAAACAAAAAAAGAACAGGACATTCAATCTATAAAAGATATGTGCGGATGTTATGAAGTAAAATTTAAATATTCTGAAACTTTTGCTCCAGAAATAGACTACGAAAAAGCATTTGATTATAAAGCATCTGCTCTTGAACTTGCATTATTAATTGAAGATGAAGAAAACAAATTATCAATTCAACACTTATTAGTTGTAAATGATACAATGGTTATTAAACATTGGAGACAAGATTGGTTGTATGAAAATACCGATTTATATACATTTTATAAAGATAAGACTTGGAACTACACTACATTATCAAAAGATGATGTAAAAGGACAATGGACACAAAATGTATATCAGGTTGATGATAGTCCAAGATACTCTGGTTCTGCAACTTGGGTTCATTATGATGGAAAGCACTATTGGGAAAACAAAACAAACGCTCCATTACCTAGAAGAGAATATAGTAAACGAAAAGACTACAATGTTATGCTTCGTGGTAATAGACAAGAAATTACAGATTTTGGTTGGGTTCATGAGCAAGATAATGATAAGGTAATTAGAGAAGATGGTCAAGAAGACATATTGTTGGTTCAAGAAAAAGGATTAAACACATATACAAAAGTTGAAGATAGTAAATGTAAAGCTGCTGCAGATTGGTGGAAAGAAAACCAAAAAACATGGAAAGTTGTAAGAAAAAAATGGAATGAAATTTTAGATTCAAAAGTTGATTTAACTCTAAATAAATCGGTTGAAGAAAAACCTCTTTTCATGCACTTATTTGCATTAGATCAAAGTAAAAAGAATAAAAAAGAAGTGAATAAAATTATAGATAGTTTTGTTTCTAAGTAA
- a CDS encoding TonB-dependent receptor plug domain-containing protein has translation MKNKITLKLIVTFFIVFVIKAQGQEVMVDTTKVNQIPEVVITGQYNPQSVKKSVFDVKVITRKDIEQQAGNNLADVLNQALNINIIPNASTGKSGVQLFGLDSQYFKILIDNIPVINDEGLGSNTDLTQLNLDDIEQIEIVEGSMGVEYGANAVSGIINIITKKSSKYKWSITPYIQKETIGNEFNMFTKGRHIQSLKVGHNFNSKLYADVLITANDFKGFWNNRKGKDYTENDGLRGYDWLPKQQLTTKGLLNYKSDRFRAFYKFEYFDEEVKRYDSTVRENYNPATETTNPTSSDEIFTSERFYHHLNFLGKIANQVDYNISMSYQQQKRNAEFYNYRIRQEEKFDVNNFEYESRKGYYSRGTFSNFLKSQTFNFQLGYELSSIKGFSSSLAGTYESDNIERTLDSYDFYASSEINLSDRFSIRPGARILLSSQFDTQAAISLGSRYLFKNGLEARVTVGSAPRVPNYDELYTYFVDVNHDVRGNQNLNPEQGLSTFLHVKKTYWSENNDAKLTSKLSAWYIDVKDKIELTIVNETPLAYQYNNIDTYKTWGTSLKNDFKINQINGGLGATFSGFSKVINSSENYNDDYLYSFQLNANLAYTIPKHDLIFSTYFKVNGPQYLFVQKQNENDETVLVRGKQNGYSWLDASIKKSFLNKALQTTFGVRNILNVNTVNTTATEGGAHSGPPSAIQLGYGRSYFIKVLYKFNFGKNEK, from the coding sequence ATGAAAAATAAAATTACATTAAAATTAATAGTAACATTCTTTATAGTCTTTGTTATAAAAGCACAAGGACAAGAAGTAATGGTAGATACTACCAAAGTAAATCAAATCCCTGAAGTTGTTATCACAGGTCAATACAACCCTCAGTCGGTTAAAAAATCAGTTTTTGATGTAAAAGTCATTACAAGAAAAGACATAGAGCAACAAGCAGGAAATAATTTGGCAGATGTACTTAATCAAGCATTAAATATTAATATTATTCCAAATGCTTCAACAGGAAAATCTGGAGTTCAACTATTTGGTCTTGACTCACAATATTTCAAAATCTTAATTGATAATATACCTGTTATAAATGATGAAGGTCTTGGTAGTAATACCGATTTAACTCAGTTAAACCTTGATGATATTGAGCAAATTGAAATTGTTGAAGGTTCTATGGGTGTAGAGTATGGTGCAAATGCAGTTTCTGGTATTATAAATATAATTACTAAAAAGTCATCTAAATATAAATGGTCAATTACCCCATATATTCAAAAAGAAACTATAGGTAATGAATTTAATATGTTTACTAAAGGACGTCATATTCAATCCTTAAAAGTTGGGCATAATTTCAATAGTAAATTATATGCAGATGTATTAATAACTGCTAATGATTTTAAAGGTTTTTGGAATAACAGAAAAGGTAAGGACTATACAGAAAATGATGGGTTAAGAGGTTATGATTGGTTACCAAAACAACAACTTACAACAAAAGGATTATTAAATTATAAATCTGATAGATTTAGAGCATTCTATAAGTTTGAATATTTTGATGAAGAAGTAAAGAGATACGATTCAACAGTTAGAGAAAATTACAATCCCGCAACTGAAACAACCAATCCAACATCATCTGATGAAATTTTTACTTCAGAAAGATTTTATCACCATCTAAATTTCCTTGGTAAAATAGCAAATCAAGTTGATTATAATATTTCAATGTCTTATCAACAACAAAAAAGAAATGCAGAATTTTATAATTATAGAATTCGTCAAGAAGAAAAATTTGATGTAAACAATTTTGAATATGAATCAAGAAAAGGCTATTACTCAAGAGGAACATTTAGTAACTTTTTAAAGAGCCAAACATTTAATTTTCAATTGGGTTATGAATTGAGTAGTATTAAAGGGTTCTCTTCTTCACTTGCAGGAACTTATGAAAGTGATAATATTGAGAGAACTTTAGATTCATATGATTTTTATGCTTCTTCAGAAATTAATCTATCAGATAGATTTTCAATCAGACCTGGTGCAAGAATACTTTTATCATCACAATTTGACACTCAAGCAGCAATATCATTAGGTTCAAGATATTTATTTAAAAATGGATTAGAAGCAAGAGTAACTGTTGGTAGTGCACCAAGAGTTCCTAATTATGATGAGTTATATACTTATTTCGTAGATGTAAATCATGATGTAAGAGGAAATCAAAATTTGAACCCAGAACAAGGATTGTCAACATTTTTACATGTAAAAAAAACATATTGGTCAGAAAATAATGATGCTAAATTAACTTCTAAATTATCTGCTTGGTATATTGATGTAAAAGATAAAATAGAACTGACAATAGTTAATGAAACACCACTAGCATATCAATATAATAATATAGATACTTATAAAACTTGGGGAACATCATTGAAAAACGATTTTAAAATCAATCAAATTAATGGAGGACTTGGAGCAACTTTTTCAGGATTTTCAAAAGTGATTAATAGTAGTGAAAATTATAATGATGATTACCTATATAGTTTTCAGTTAAATGCAAATTTGGCCTACACAATTCCAAAGCATGATTTAATTTTCTCGACTTATTTTAAAGTCAACGGTCCACAGTATTTATTTGTTCAAAAACAAAATGAAAATGATGAAACAGTTCTTGTTAGAGGGAAACAAAATGGTTATAGTTGGTTAGATGCTTCAATAAAAAAATCATTTTTAAACAAGGCATTGCAAACAACATTTGGTGTACGTAACATATTAAATGTAAATACCGTAAATACAACAGCCACCGAAGGTGGAGCACATTCAGGGCCACCATCAGCAATTCAACTAGGTTATGGTAGATCCTACTTCATAAAAGTATTATACAAATTTAATTTCGGAAAAAATGAAAAATAA
- a CDS encoding T9SS type A sorting domain-containing protein has translation MKTKLLISAFLILGLGIIQAQETSVDLSMGSSYANQVYYKLSTETETTFSRDTWDLAFLRVSAYAFATRVNDGKGIQVFEASANTADWTTIDVANEGTWIELHNSETDWFIGAFDMGSATYGWGEYNVTTHHVEGAIIFVLKYADGTYRKLIIDDYSNGYTIIYSTWNGSSWSADETVTISNTSNPDNDFNYYSLENNAEVLAEPASTDWDFVFTKYATDYFGDGSLYYGVTGTLHHSDITIAENDESAGADVSNLEYSEEINTIGYDWKSYTGSGYEVSADQVFYVKYADDTIYRMYFTAFEGSATGNLSFNFEDVTSTMSVDETNLLSFGVFPNPSSDKKINVVYDTKVNSDSSSISIFNITGSKVFEKSISNISGFYNSQLDLSSLSAGIYILKLKSGDSYASKKIVLQ, from the coding sequence ATGAAAACAAAACTACTAATTTCAGCATTCTTAATCTTAGGTTTAGGAATCATCCAAGCACAAGAAACCTCAGTTGACCTTTCTATGGGAAGCAGTTATGCCAACCAAGTATATTATAAATTATCTACTGAAACAGAAACTACTTTTTCAAGAGATACATGGGATTTAGCATTTTTAAGAGTAAGTGCTTATGCCTTTGCAACAAGAGTAAATGATGGAAAAGGAATCCAAGTTTTTGAAGCCTCAGCAAATACTGCCGATTGGACCACTATTGATGTTGCTAACGAAGGAACTTGGATTGAATTACACAATTCAGAAACCGATTGGTTTATAGGTGCTTTTGATATGGGTTCTGCAACTTATGGTTGGGGAGAATATAATGTGACTACGCATCATGTTGAAGGAGCAATTATTTTTGTATTGAAATATGCAGACGGAACATATAGAAAATTAATAATTGACGATTACTCTAATGGATATACAATTATTTATTCAACTTGGAATGGCTCTAGTTGGTCAGCAGATGAAACTGTAACTATTTCTAATACATCAAATCCTGATAATGATTTCAACTATTATTCATTAGAAAATAATGCTGAAGTTCTTGCAGAACCAGCAAGTACCGATTGGGATTTTGTATTTACAAAGTATGCAACAGACTATTTTGGAGACGGAAGTTTGTATTACGGAGTAACAGGAACGTTACATCATTCAGATATTACTATCGCCGAGAATGATGAATCTGCTGGTGCTGATGTTTCAAATCTAGAATATTCTGAAGAAATTAATACTATTGGATATGATTGGAAATCATATACAGGTTCAGGCTACGAAGTAAGTGCAGATCAAGTTTTTTATGTAAAATATGCTGATGATACCATTTACAGAATGTATTTCACTGCTTTTGAAGGTTCAGCGACAGGTAATTTATCATTCAATTTTGAAGATGTAACTTCAACAATGAGTGTAGACGAAACTAATTTATTATCTTTTGGAGTATTTCCAAATCCATCATCAGATAAAAAAATAAATGTAGTATATGATACAAAAGTAAATTCTGATTCAAGTTCAATTAGTATTTTTAATATCACAGGCTCAAAAGTATTCGAAAAATCTATTTCAAATATATCAGGGTTTTATAATAGCCAATTAGATTTATCAAGTTTAAGTGCAGGAATATACATCTTGAAATTGAAGTCAGGAGATTCTTATGCTTCAAAGAAAATCGTTTTACAATAA